In Streptomyces sp. NBC_01231, the sequence CCGCTCGGTCCGGCCGCGCCTGCGCGCCATGCTGGGCGGCGGCAAGCCGGTCTCCGAACGCTCGCCCCTGGCGGAGGGCGTGGTGGAGCAGGACGGCGAGGTGGTGCTCGCCCGGGCCGCGCGCCCCGAGCGCGATCCCGTCCTCCCGTTGCGTGCCGCGGCCGCCGCCGCGCAGGCCGGTCTTCCGCTCTCCCTGCACGCCGTACGGCGTCTGGCCGCCACCGTGCGCCCCCTGCCCACGCCCTGGCCCGCCGAGGCACGTGAACAACTGGTGACCCTGCTCGGATCCGGCAGCCCCACGATCGACGTCTGGGAGGCGCTGGAGGCCGAAGGCCTGATCACCCGCCTGCTGCCGGACTGGGAGCGGGTGCGCTGCCGCCCGCAGCGCAACGCCGTGCACATCTGGACCGTCGACCGGCACCTCATCGAGACCGCCGTACGCGCCTCCGAGTTCACCCGGCGCGTCCACCGCCCCGACCTCCTCCTGGTCGCCGCGCTGCTGCACGACATCGGCAAGGGCTGGCCCGGCGACCACTCCGTGGCCGGCGAGATCATCGCCAAGGACGTGGCCGCCCGCATCGGGTTCGACCGCGCGGACGTGACCGTGCTCTCCACCCTGGTACGCCATCACCTGCTGCTCGTCGACACGGCCACCCGGCGCGACCTGGAGGACCCGGCCACCGTCCGTTCGGTCGCCGACGCGGTCGGCTCGCAGAGCACGCTGGAGCTGTTGCACGCGCTCACCGAGGCGGACGCGCTGGCCACCGGCCCGGCCGCCTGGTCGTCCTGGCGGGGCTCACTCGTCGCCGACCTGGTCAAGCGCGTCTCCGCGGTCCTGTCCGGCGACGTACCGGATGACCCGGAGGCCGCCGCGCCCACCGCCGAGCAGGAGCGGCTCGCCATCGAGGCGGTAGCGACCGGCGGCCCGGTGCTGGCGCTGCGCGCACAGACCGAACCGCCGACGGAGGAGCAGCCGTCCGGCGATCCGGAGCCGCTCGGCGTCGAACTGCTCATCGCCGTACCGGACAGAGGGGGCGTGCTGCCCGCCGTTGCCGGTGTGCTCGCCATGCACCGCCTCACCGTCCGCACCGCCGAACTGCGCGCCCTGGACCTGCCGGACGGCGTCGACGACTCCGTGCTGCTGCTGAACTGGCGGGTCGCCGCCGAGTACGGCTCCCTGCCGCAGGCCGCGAGGCTGCGCGCCGACCTCGTACGGGCCCTGGACGGGTCGCTGGACATCGCCGGCCGCCTCGCCGAGAGGGACGCCGCGTATCCGCGCCGCCGGGGTGTCGTGGCGCCCGCCGCGCGGGTGTCGGTCGCCCCGGCCGCGTCCCGGCTGGCGACCGTGATCGAGGTCCGCGCCCATGACGCGCCCGGTCTGCTGCACCGGATCGGGCGGGCGCTGGACGAGGCGAAGCTCCGGGTGCGCAGCATGCACGTCTCCACGCTGGGTGCCAACGCCGTGGACGCCTTCTATGTGACCGGGCCCGAAGGGGCGCCGCTGCCCAGCGAGGAGGCGGCCGTGGTGGCGCGGAGACTGGAGGAGACACTGCGCGGCTGACCGGCCAGGACCCGGTCTTCGACCGACCGTGACCCGGTCCGGTGGAGGCGGGATACCCTGGAGGGCGATTCCGAAGCCAGCCACCGACGACCCCGAGGACCGCGAGCGCCGTGTTCGATACTCTTTCCGATCGCCTCTCAGCGACCTTCAAGAACCTGCGCGGCAAAGGACGGCTCTCCGAGGCGGACATCGACG encodes:
- a CDS encoding [protein-PII] uridylyltransferase — translated: MTSTDVRKEAEDSGPSGYAAARLRLLTEGAQSGPPRRTALSELTDDWLSGLFGAGAENLRGVSLVAVGGYGRGELSPRSDLDLLLLHDGSDSAAVAALADRIWYPVWDLGLALDHSVRTPAEARKTAAEDLKVQLGLLDARHLAGDLGLTAGLRTTVLADWRNQAPKRLPELQELCAERAERQGELQYLLEPDLKEARGGLRDATALRAVAASWLADAPREGLDDARRRLLDVRDALHLTTGRATDRLALQEQDQVAAELGLLDADTLLRQVYEAARVISYASDVTWREVGRVLRSRSVRPRLRAMLGGGKPVSERSPLAEGVVEQDGEVVLARAARPERDPVLPLRAAAAAAQAGLPLSLHAVRRLAATVRPLPTPWPAEAREQLVTLLGSGSPTIDVWEALEAEGLITRLLPDWERVRCRPQRNAVHIWTVDRHLIETAVRASEFTRRVHRPDLLLVAALLHDIGKGWPGDHSVAGEIIAKDVAARIGFDRADVTVLSTLVRHHLLLVDTATRRDLEDPATVRSVADAVGSQSTLELLHALTEADALATGPAAWSSWRGSLVADLVKRVSAVLSGDVPDDPEAAAPTAEQERLAIEAVATGGPVLALRAQTEPPTEEQPSGDPEPLGVELLIAVPDRGGVLPAVAGVLAMHRLTVRTAELRALDLPDGVDDSVLLLNWRVAAEYGSLPQAARLRADLVRALDGSLDIAGRLAERDAAYPRRRGVVAPAARVSVAPAASRLATVIEVRAHDAPGLLHRIGRALDEAKLRVRSMHVSTLGANAVDAFYVTGPEGAPLPSEEAAVVARRLEETLRG